A segment of the Macrobrachium nipponense isolate FS-2020 chromosome 1, ASM1510439v2, whole genome shotgun sequence genome:
ACTGTTCTTTAGCTCGATGTGGAATGGTATTCTATAAATACTTACAGGGATCATTCCAGCACTTTAGAAATCCTTTGTTTAAGTCCAGCAAGTTAAGTCCAGGACAATATCGGTAAACTTGAGTCTGCGCATGTTTAATTTAGCTTTGGTTCTGCCTTTACCTTgactatatttgtttgtttgtttgtttgtatggtgtttttacgttgcatggaaccagtggttattcagcgacgggacctacggcattacgtgacttccgaaccacgtcgagaggaacttttatcaccagaaatacgcatctcaaACACCccactggaatgcccgagaatccatctcgcggccaccgagctggcaggccaagaccataccgatcatgccactgaggcgctaccttGACTATAGGGCCTCCCTAAATAAACACTATACTTTGGTGTTAGAAAGGGAAAAAGGTGTCTCAGAAAAATATGTGAGGATTGTAAATGATATGTACAGAGAAGCACCAGCACAGGTAATTAGTTCAGTGGGAACAACAGAGAAGTTTGAGGTAAAAGTTGGACTCCACCAAGGCTCTGAAAGATCAGGTGCCTTGGAGTGTActctttgcagatgacatagtgtTAGTAACCAACAGTAAGGAGGAGCAGCAGACAGGAAATTGGAGCTGTGGAGAAGTGCGTTGGAGGACAGAGGCCTAAAGATAAGCAGAGCAAAACCCGAATGTATGTGGATGAATGGAGGAGACCAAGGGGGAAGCATCAACTTAGAGCTGGATGAAGTGAAAAGAACGACATCCTTTAAAACAGctgttaacaatatgtcattTCTGTACTGTACGCATTTATCTGTTGATGTTTAGCTCACAGCTATGTTACTCTTCCTGTTCATAAACAGTTTTCTACCATAGTGCCATTTTGCTTTTTTGCAGCAAGCCTACCAATTTTATTGACTGTTGTGTTTGTTACATACGAAAGAGTCTGTATACATTTAACAATAGTGATCAAATCTTAAAATACTCATGTTAAAGATTgtattacttttaacttgtaactGATGGACAATCATCTGTGTTAAAGGATGCGTGTCTGCCGGCTACTAGCAGTGTTCCTTTGTTCCTTATGGAAGACGATGATACCTGCCTCAGATGCTGTCATCACAACTGACCTTTTCTTCGCTCTGCCCCACATACCCAGAGCCAATGTTGAAATGGTCATACCTTATGCCAAGAGTACCGTGATGTGCTTTGGGGCATGCGCTAGTCGCCAGCCCTCTTGTCAGGGATTCGTTGTGAACGGCGCTGACTTGGTAAGAAAATTCTCATTCTTTGGAGaatcaaattttcattaaatttgtcTGTCAAAGTGAGAGGGATCCTTACGGCTACTGACAGAAACATGGCCGGACATTTAACCGACAGACATTTAGCCGACGGACATTTAGCCGAACGGACATTTGGTCGACGGACACTTAGCCGAACGGACATTTAGCCGAACGGACATTAAGCCGAACGGACATTTAGCCGACGGACATTTGTCCGATAGGACATTTAGTCGACGGACATTTTGTCGAAAATTTACAAGTGTGAATAGTAATAAGTAGTGCTTTAAGTATTTTAATCAACAGTTTAttgcaaaaaaaacaacaaaactataaaaaaaaaaaaaacacatacagtaAGATGTATGTTCTTAAGTATTTAAAGATCGTGCGCAATTGTTCTCagaaatctatttttttatgcTCCTCATATCTTTCAATGGTAGGCCCGAGCCTTGTGTTTAATATCTGATACCTTCTCCTCGATGATCTCAATGCAACCCCTGAATAACTATCTCGATTGTTAACTcccaatttgatttttctatccTCAGCTTTGCAACCAGACCGCAAATAGAAGGGTgggtgattgtgtgtgtgtgtgtgtgtgtgtatatatatatataatataatatatatatatatatatatatatatatgtatatgtatgtagttgtaTGTATGTTGTAGTATGTATGTTCTGTATTGTATGTAATTGTATTAGAtagataattatgtatgtatgtatgtaatgtcaatgtatgtatacgtatgtatgtataatagatatattatgtaatgttatgtatgtaatatatatttaatattactgtttatatatggtatgatatatattcatgttaatggtaattaatattatttatagtatatatagtataatatatatatatatatatataatatgacagcAGTAATATAGTACATAGATATGTAGCAGTCACTAAGAAATAAAACCGGGGAAACATTGCCTTACCTTTAAAACTTCTGAACAGCAACTGTATCAGTGTCGAAGTAGGTTAGAAACAAAGTTGGTTTCGTTTGAGCATGACTGGTTCAAAGAGTTTGGGCTGAAAATGGCAGTTCCCAATTCAACAATTGAGATGATAAACTCAAAGTAAATGCCGATTATTTTCGAACTGTTAAGATAATTAACAGAACAATAGCAGGTGTGACATACATGTAGGTACGTCTACTACATTTTCAGCCAAATATTCTTCGGTCAAATGCCCGTCGATCAAATGCCCGTCGGCCAAATGTCCAGGAGCAGACAGAATTGTATTTGCTTAAGAGTAAAAATTAACTGCAAATTCCATCTGAGTATGTAAATGCAAACTTTAATAATAACCATAGGTGGTACAGGTCCACAGTTCCGGGAAAATAAAGTTAGGTTCACCCAGGTAGGGTTCAGCTCCTGAGTGTTGGCCAAACTTTTCAAAGACAAGACTGTCCGTAATTGGTGTCAAATCAAAGACTAAATTTCGGCCGAAATTACTCAGGAGTATTTTGTACCCTGTAAAAATAATAGATCACCTTGACAGTGAGATGGGAGTCTTTGAAAAATGGGATAAAACGTCAAAATGGGGAACTTAATTCTTGGTGATGATACTTAACTAATTCTCCCCTCTCCCCGTCAGGCTAAGCCATGTAAACTTCTGATAGGCCTAAACGGCGTGAAGATCCCTGCCACGCCTCGCGTCAAAGCCTACGTCACCAGAATCATCGACGGGCAGGTCATTCACTACGACACCACACTAAGAAACTGGATGTAGGTTTCTAAATCCATCATTCTGTTTTCTTagttcatcttctctctctctacgttctcCTTACGTCTTTACACCAATTTAGTATACCTTGCCATGTGTTTCTACTTTCTTTTTCTCCCTTGACGCTACATCGTCATAAACGCTGGTTCAGTGCGATTGTAATCTCTTCCTCTAATTCCTTTGATTTATGCCCTTCCAGTTCTCTGTACTTCTATATTCACACGCAGCAAAATATACCATCTCACTTTAAAAGGATTATTTTTAACGCTTTCCTTTAAAATTGTAGGGACAAATTTGCAGCTGCTGAAATGAATACATGATCActgaaaatgtatgaaaggatCATAAAGTTAATCCATGGGGAAAAGAAGTCGTTTTGTGCGTATACTCACTATCTATCTCCTCTTTCTGTCTCCCATTACCCGCTGTTGCTGCTGTggaatgaacgccataatattctttggaagcttcaattttaaGTCCGTGGTctctatggtgggcttgttctttaTGGATAGGGCAAATCTCCtgattaataacaacaacaacaacaacaacaacaataataataataataataataataataataataataataataataataataataataacttctaaagggtccacaataatacagtgttaagagtccttgtataatttttaatttttaagactttacaaaaagctttcaaacccttccctgggttcatcctcagtccaaaaaaaaataataataattataaggatAATAATATAAGTGTATATCTCTGTTTAAGACATATTTTAAAGTCTAGGAACTTTGCATAAAATTTTGCACATATCtagaacgcaaaaaaaaaaaaaaaaaaaaaacttctcttcacccatctatatatatccacagaGACGCCAGCACATACTGCGCAAGTCTGAAGAAGCAGCTCATCAGGCCTGCCACTGTGATTGCAAACGCGGCCGTCTTGGAAGCCATGAATCTCCTGTACATGTTTGTCGGTGCAACAACTGACCTGGCTGCCCCAAACTTTGTTCGTGACCTCTACGACAACCAGCAGATGCCCGTGACTTGGGCCACTTGGCGAAAGTACTTGGGGTCTCCCAAAGTATACTTGGGCTTTGTCCAAGGCGCTTTCGAGGATCTCAATGATTCCTGGATCCCAGACGCCACGGTCACTGTATGTATGCCAAAACCCTaaagggtgtatatatatttcaagtataaaaggccattggcgaaatatatagtgggagaaatGCCATCACGTGATACCTGGGGTCGTCACTGAGCTGCCGTGGGTTCTGTTAACTGTCCTAAtcctcttcatcgttgccttaaggaagacattGTCTATGTGGTCAGAATCCCAGGCTCCATTAGAAAGGTTGattctattatcttgttgttttatcagtgaagaatcCACCATTtggcaaagaacttgaaacattcagaaatcaacttatcttgttataaataaggtaatgagggacattTTACAGTTATTcatatggcctagttaaaactcataaggaaaacaaccgTATGTGGCCAATTATTACTACTGTAGGATCaaatgcttataaactatctaaatatatcaCTAAATTCTTATCCCCATTACTtgaaactgtatctaattcacacatccggaattctcttgatcttctggaaaaattaaataacattgtattaaaccCTGGTGATATCTTATTCAGTtctgatgtatgttccttgtttataaaagtccctattgactctgtgctagaatatttcagtaaataacttgtattgcatgaattacctatgtcctttggtcacataatttcattgattatgttgtgtatttgtgattgcagatttacttttaatggaaaatactaccaacaaatatttggaatggccatgggtaaccacttatcacctctcctttcaaacttatatatggaatcttttgaaagacaacacctcccctTGACATGGTTCAGATATGTAGATattttagtagtcttacctgttggtatctaTGTAAAAGATTCATCgccaaaattgaataatttagtgccatccataaaattaactgttgaaattgaaaataacgatGTCATcccattcctatatatatattaataatacataaagTCTTTCctatgtaaattcagtatttataggaaacccgcATATAATTTAACATACGTACATgcttattctggccaccatctagatattaaattttcaattttttcttccatgttcttacgtgctttgcggaTTACgtgtccacaatatcttgaccaagatatagaatacataaaaaagataggaaattatttcagctacccacctcatataactgatttgttattaaaaatctcacaaaaagttttatagtgttgtaaataatgaaaaagaagcctctaaaaatgtacttagtttgccttactttcgtggatttgaaaccataaaatcaatatttagatcttataatgttaatgttgtgttctcttataacaatgccATTAAGTGTATCCTAAttgagaatagtcccataacaaataacatcatcatttacaaaattcctagTAAGGATTGTCCTTCTTTTTGTTGGTCAATCAAGCAAAGATTTAGATGTAAGAATAAAGCAGCGTAtgcattcagttagaacagcgAAAAATATCATTGCataaattggggcgatagctATGTAAttctaggtctaatgattatgtttcaagaaattttctgGAACCAGCAAttatataaatcactaataaaaaaaaagtacctaaatcctagtctgggattgtaccatttgtcCGAACCCATATAttggtaaaatgtttatgaaggacctaaacctcgcccccctggaccccctaTTAAAGGAAACctaaaataaagattattatgtTAACCTAGCACGCCACGTTACCTGTCCCGGGGGTTTTGCCCCCCTGAACCCCCTTTGGAGGAAAGCTAAAATAAAGgttatgatatgaaaagtaaaaataggcCATCAAGAAATACAGATGGCAAATTACCAAAACTGAAATGTTTGTAAATACACAAAACCAAATATAATAAGCATGTAAATGTCAGATGAAATGAATAAGgtaacataaaaacaaagaaattgttatAGGTGAGTAATGTGTTGTAAAATGGTGCAACGGAAATTAACGGACggaaataatggaaaaagaagGGAGTGACTTGTTTAAATCatgtataaatcatgtatgaaatACCCCCAAACAACCTTCAAATTGTCGTCGCTGAGAGAAAAGCGTCTTCTACTCCCACCAGATATAGGCATTCTTCAGGGGCCTGTCCTCAATTGTAAGATCATACTGCAAGATACCTATAGGGATGTAGGGTAAAATCACTGAGAACACGTCAATGCACATATTAGGCAAAAACTATGAGAAagggaacagaaataaaagactgaagaattaagctacaaatgtcctttaatattatggcgaaaaagatggacttatagtggactgtattatatgcttaacgttgttacttggtcaaaaaccgctaaaagccttacgtaacaactcgcCACTCGTAATACCTGGTAAAGCGTCTAACTGATGAACGATGCTATTCCATTTCATAAGGAAATCCATCAGTTGCTCTGCATCATGCTCAGGGTGCGGTAAACTTAACAGCCGATTTCTTAAGTTCTCTTCTATTTCCCAACGTTGGAAATATACGAGTTTTCAGTAGTTTTATCGCTGCAGTATAATTAGCTGGAGTTATAGCTAAACCCTCAACGGTTTCGCGTGCTTTACCCTTAAGATAACTAGTCAGCATAGTAAACTTGATGACATTATTCATGTCCTGCCTATCATGAATAACTGCTTTAGAAACAGTCCAAAAAGGATACCATTGCTCAATTTTGCCATCAAAAGTAGGTATCGTAATTTGGGGCAACTTAGGTTGTGGAATACTAGGGGTAGCAGGTACCGCAGGTGTCGGATTAACAGGTGTGGGCGCGGGCGCAGGGCCGGGCGCGGGTGTGGGTGAGTTTGGAGATTTCGTTGTCCGCGCTAGAGAAGTAACCGTTAGTCCTCGTTATAGCATTTACTAATTCTCGACCCTTAATCTCTTTATAATATTCAGAAGAGGCTGTCTGTAGTGAATCAGCTGCTTTCTGAAGGGACCCTAAACGCAGCTTAATTACTGCTGTAGTCAACTGTTCAACATATTTTACCTCATTCAAACGTCGTTCCATTTCACTTATAGCAGCCTCATACAAAATGAGTGCATTACTACAATTGTCTGCATCCATGGTGAATATTTTAAGGCAAAATCACCTTACAAAACATACAAAGTTGACAATAACAATTACAATATAAATCTCAATAATATCGAAgtaacaacacttcctcggaAAACTCTGATACACAGAAAAACATTCAAGTTAACAATctgtgttctacaaaaataattcTCGTCAATGCCGTATTACAAAACTCTTATTCAAAAGTCAAATTGGAATGAGACGGAAGAATATACATCGTCTCGTTACATCTCAATACTTATATGTGAACCATATCTACcttcaaaaaaggagaatgacACTCACCTAGTTGTCGACCTTTTATCTTTggttgtcgtgtgtgtgtgtgtgtgtggttgttcaaAAAAACTATGTGCCAGCATAAAATGACTCTAACTAAGGTAAAGGGGCTGTAAACAATCGCACAACAAACGATGGTGATATAGAATGATCTGATTCCAAGTTACAAAGTCCAACATAATGTGTTCAGTATCCAGAATAACCAATTCGGATGTGTTTAAACATCCGGTCCGAAGGACCAAGAAGGGTGAGAagctgtggcgaaaaagatggacttatagtggactgtattatatgcttaacgttgttacttggtcaaaaaccactaaaagccttacgtaacaactccacaaaactccctttgcggtttctaaattacggggagatatctctcaacccaattcattattaacgaggttaacacaccaatatcattaatgaatagtaccacaattaagtactttcacttactgagcagtccttgtagacatgaactcagatcataaatctcTACACacgatacgacgagaggtacacgcctctctctctctctctctctctctctctcctctctctctctctctctctctaaatgttgcgagtactcacgggttgattttcagaccttagaggaccgctgttttatctcgtttctaaaacttatttgcataaccttaaagtatgaacacaataaaggtttatcagatcaatttatattcaccatccacaaaactgaaacataggaaaaatgaaataaaatcgaaggatattgaaacgcatttgataaatgtaaagttaaaattaatttaataactaaaagttaaacatatcaaagagtaataacatataagtgacaaatgtaattaatcactcaaggggaattgtaaatcaatggcactcaaatgaaacaaattatgacaaaattcaaagaatcagggcactcgtcctttctaaatccacacacacacatcactacacaacactagatgacaggtcacctcaaaagttgagccaagaagctgttcgttctgtcctgcattcgggttttgttggggaaaagaggcAAGTTATACAGttaccacgaatgtagaactgacttacaaggttttcatgaacataaaaaactttacaataattatcaacttcgttgtcaaaaataaattccaaatataatagtgtgcaacttcaacatatttattaaatgtagtgaattaattggtggtgtgtgtcaatacaattttgggcgatatcatgcccatacagtgtactacgcacatacgcatacacactcctagaggggcacgcaaaggagcgtttagaggggcgaactactacccttcccttcccctcccggtcttttgacctctcctaatggcttctctggcgagagccACGAACAAGACCCAATAAtaccaactcttaccatacgtaatatgcgcaatacattcaccaagagcaatttcatatatataagggcaaatgaattatcatacctaaaacagtaattatacttcgttactaaaacgtctaccgacgttatgtctgccaaaagacttcgtctttgtgtaaaatcatcttttcggtgctaagcgcaccacagatactacgtactagaacatagcaaaatcagataatataatgttaagtgtcattctcgaaaagatgtggttctttcacccttattatgtcatgcaatgtagacgtacatacctttacaaaatatatgggatgggcatgcgaatatatttggttttcacatgaatacaaatacagtaacattattcctgtctgtcgattacctgacagacggcaatacgcagtgaaaatcaatcaataatttctaataactataataaaagacaaatggcATGGAAActagtgaatacacaaaaacattagaaaataaaatcgttgtgagaggaattcctcacaaatatctcctctgtgcgctggttcgaatcca
Coding sequences within it:
- the LOC135219491 gene encoding uncharacterized protein LOC135219491 isoform X2; the encoded protein is MRVCRLLAVFLCSLWKTMIPASDAVITTDLFFALPHIPRANVEMVIPYAKSTVMCFGACASRQPSCQGFVVNGADLAKPCKLLIGLNGVKIPATPRVKAYVTRIIDGQVIHYDTTLRNWIDASTYCASLKKQLIRPATVIANAAVLEAMNLLYMFVGATTDLAAPNFVRDLYDNQQMPVTWATWRKYLGSPKVYLGFVQGAFEDLNDSWIPDATVTVCMPKP
- the LOC135219491 gene encoding uncharacterized protein LOC135219491 isoform X1; translation: MSQQRMRVCRLLAVFLCSLWKTMIPASDAVITTDLFFALPHIPRANVEMVIPYAKSTVMCFGACASRQPSCQGFVVNGADLAKPCKLLIGLNGVKIPATPRVKAYVTRIIDGQVIHYDTTLRNWIDASTYCASLKKQLIRPATVIANAAVLEAMNLLYMFVGATTDLAAPNFVRDLYDNQQMPVTWATWRKYLGSPKVYLGFVQGAFEDLNDSWIPDATVTVCMPKP